In the genome of Crassostrea angulata isolate pt1a10 chromosome 6, ASM2561291v2, whole genome shotgun sequence, the window AAATACGGGCTTATCGATTGCTTCACCTGTTCACTTTTAGCATTACTTTATtgctaaaaataataattataagtGTGCAAAGTGACATAATTTAGCATTTCTTTATGTATGTTTACAAATGACAATTAAATAATAAgtaaaattaagaaagaaaaacccTTACCACTGCCACCTTCTTCGACATGATTAAAGATTCGGGTATTCACGTGTCTGTTCTAAAATGTGACCAAAGTAAACACAATCCAAACGGGTCGTTTTGTGGGACAATTTAATCATTACCTTTAACTTGTAAATCCTAggtaaaaagaaagaaaacaacaCAGACATGATCACATGTGGGTGAAGTAAATCGTGATGTTATTAATCTCATGCTCGGATCAGAaagtccagaccccccccccccccccttccctgcAAAATTCAACCTTCTTAAATTCACATTAttacatttcaataaaaatatgccCTTACCCTCCCCCGGCAAACTAAATAGCTATCGGACCCCCCTGAAAAAATGCTCTAGACATAGCTGCACATAACTCTTTATAAAGTGTGTATGTTTAGAAAGACGTGAATTTATATACATATTGAAATATGCAATTAGAGAAATTTATGCGTCATGTCGATCAATCTTTTGATATTAACTTTCTAAACCACCATACGGAAAACTGGCTCTATAGTAGGATTTCCTTCGCTAAATCCTGGATCCTCAAGGATATAATTTCCTTTTGCAAATCACCCTCTATATCTCTGTAGCCAGTTTTGCTTGTTTTCTGCTGACTTAAAAATGTGCTAATGTGTTATAAAACATTGACATACACATCTTACTAAcaacattttaattcaaaaataaatctggCAATTatgatcaaaatataaaaaagatatttacttgatacacaaattttattaaaattaatacgCATTTTAATATCAGTATGAAAATGACAGGTTCATTATAGTCTATATATAATGATgcttaaatattaaaatgatacatattttttaatagaaataaacaatcttataaGCCAAAAGCGATTGGTATTTCTGGAAGGTCAAATACTTTATTTTGAATCATATCTCTATTATTCTTTGGAATCACCCCTATTCCATCATAAGATCTACTTATTGTTAATTTCGTTTATTTGTGACCAACGGAGATGAACtcattcattaatattcaagttttgagtaattttacattttaaattacttGCAATCTATTTTACTGTCACACTTTggtaaaacaaatacattttcaaaattatcctTACGCTTCacttaaattcattaatttattttcatttttggttaatctatAAATGAAATGTGTAGtttctttattatatttttgatattccaagaccattaaaatgattcaaataaaAATCTGGGTATAATTATAGATTGATTTGGAATACACTTCATTGCCAAAATAGGACATGAACCTACGAATTATATAGTTACCCGTTGTAGACTTCAAGTGTTGATAATTtttctcgggggggggggggggggggggttaaatttaataagcACAATTATTTCTCTCGCAATATGGGCACatagatttttgttttacagtaaaacatcatACGTATCGATATTGCTGTGGATAAAAGTgcattatattcaaaatactttcaaattttgcaacagtttgcaaaatcatatttttttttttaattattgggATGATAAGGCTAATAAAAGCATTAGCGGGATTCAAACACATGACCTATAGATTTATAGTTAACGGTCTAACACATTGCGCTTGGCTGTTAGGTAACAACTATgtgaaacaaataaacatatttgattattttaataggAAGTACGCCACAGTATGGAGATGTCTCATACCTTAAAAGCAGTAAACAAAATTCCCTTATTAAAAATGGATAGCATCAACAAATCCGCTGTCATATCCAacttaacattttataatttataataagaCTGATGTTGAGCATCATAGacagaaaaaaacatatattatatactGCGTTACagaaattttaatgtaaattacGAAGATACACACAAATTACAAAGATTATGCAGCAAAATGCAGTAACTATTTCTTATTATATTAGTGTAAAGAGCATATTGATATATTCATCGAATACGTTAACGTTGATGAATCTATTATAACGTGGGAAATCTAATGAGATGCCCATATCACGAAAATCAACAAATGTTTTAGATTTGGCATGTAAACATGGGTTCGAATACACTATTtatgttacatacatgtatcattcacATTTTATATTCATTGAACTTATAAACTTTGCGATCAGCGACAAACTCTCCAGCAGGACTCTTAGTGCCTTCGGGTAGGAGAGCCAGATAAATGGGTGTATCTGCCCCCTCGTCGACGGTTTTCGGACCCTTGTGGGATGTCATATCCGTATCTACATACCCTGGACAGCAAGCGTTGACAATGATGTCTTCTCTAGAATCAGCAGAAAGCTGGCGTTGTTGGATATGCGTGAGGACACTGATCCCAACTTTAGACATGCCATAAGCACTGCTGGGGTAACCTTTCTTCTCATGCTCGCCATTTTTCGCTGCTTGAATGAAATCGTTCATCAAGGCTGTCAACTCTTCGATCGTGATATTTGGATTCAGGAATTTGGCTTGAACTTCTGGACTACATTTTCTAATGGCAAAACTGCTAGACATGCTTGACAAATGGACTACTCTTGCATGTGGTCTCAACAAGGGGAAAAGTGCGTCGCATACTGCGATGGTTCCAAAGTAGTTGGTTTTGTTTGTTACCTCAGCTTGCTCTGCAAATGGGGCAGGAGATGCATTCTTGTAAGCAATTCCAGCATTGTTTACCAGAATGTCTAAACCACCGTAAGTGTTCTTCAAAAAGTCTCTTAATCTTTCAATGCTTGCTTGGTCGGTGATATCAAGTTGATGGAACTTTGGAGAAAAACCCTCTTCATTTAAGCTCTGAATGGCCTTTTTGCCGAGCTCTTCGTTTCTTGCTGTTAGGAAGACATCgcctttaaatattttacataggCCTCTGACAATGGCATAACCTATTCCTTTGTTGGACCCTGTCACCTGTAATAAAAATGCTAtcaattttaattcataaactttttatttttaaattcatgattttgaggAAAAAATGTAACGTAAAACAACATTTCACGTTAGAtctattttaaatgtattttgttaaatgatGATCTTTTTTCACAGGGTAGTCTTTCGGGGCACATGCAGTAGCTTTCTGGAGGAGTTTACAGTCTTTTTACATACAAACGGTAAACGCGTGGTTTTGAGGGTGGcctgtttggagctagatatttttagaaaatgcCGTATCATGTGCCCTTTTGTGTGTTACTGTTGGCTGATGAGATAGGtcacaaataacatttcctccgaatattttgtcatgagaaatacaactcccccccccccctctccgaCTTTATCCTGTTTTATAGTGAAAACAAATACCGGTGTGAATACCTCTAGCTCTTTAAGGATTACGTTTGCTTAGGggcgaaaaaaaatccactaataggaacgaaaaactacttattgcacattgtagccccactattCTGGTGCtgttttcactttcaaataactaggtcaatgacctactttttttgCTAGTGACCTctgaatgtttttgaaaaaaatttgtcaaaattgtccaccattttcaaggttttctttctttgttaatatcagaaataataaaacaatttgtagatTGGGAACTGATAAAATACGAAtagctttactaattttatatttgactgaaTTGTTTTTAGctcatattttatgtttaatttagtccgaattttctctatcaaaatccaaaattgcacccatttttgatcgagttttacaaaaaactgacttaaggagctccaaaccattgattgcctaaaactatttttgttgtctgtattatgttgacattaacattatataaggtcaatgatcagAATTTCGTGATACTTTATCTTGAATCGATTTTATGTAGGCactattttaaagatttttccaatcgcgtgtcagccagtgatataaatttatagacgagtaaatacaacgataaactagatgctgtcattagacagaaatatctgcaccaagtgtttgcccctaaataacactgttttgtaccagtttaattaaaaatgaaggtcacatgcaagctccggtaatacatttaaaaattataattttcataactgaaggatgagatcccttcccatatgataatacacatgagcagcactttatgtgcaatttggggttgaactgtttgcagtgaattttcagttaatcaataatcttaacatttcctgtcatagaaagtataatggtctatataattattacaaacagagttaaaaattaaattatgccccctccccgtggcggttgccggttttagatttgcttctgtgtgcctacatgtacatcatcgtatgcacagatttagagaaggggtgggagtgaggggtccagaccccccccccccctcttcctctccccatgaaaattcatttatatcaattgcaAAATTACCAAATATACACGGTGGACCccatgctcttacagacatgtaaacgctctaacccattgcgcttcaatgttaggtaacattattggggggggggggggaaaggggggggggtaaatatttaataaatatttaatatatactttattgtttttctcaataggaagtatgcatcacaatatgcaggtgtcctgcaccaccttaaagctgttatttacctaataaaatagtgcaagtggatttgaagaataggtcataaaaaatacatgcatgttacaaataactgatctttgtctgaagttacgtacacaacacaggtctgcaggtctcattagtgggtactagttttacccagctcttcgattagatgggcatacatgtctgtgttttccatatgcagaaaaggttTAGTTAAGACCAGTTAAAGGAATTCAttgttgtgttttaattggattatcaatatgatgttgaccaatttaggtaagcataatacatgtagtagcagtagcacaatataatgagatgccagcgtacataagttctactttcactttctaaatgtgatctccctttgacagcatactgtatcatcatcttttaatattcaaataagcttattatcgttacctatcctatcgcatttgtaaagtttctgtcattttagttgcaaaagttattttttttcttttgtcagacttgcactattgagttgaccccatattgaccctgtataaacaatttcatattaaatttgtgtattacatgtaagtaagtgtagacacttatcattttatattattaataggaaggaaggagtatttctttcttaatgtattataatgcatcaaatacaatgtaggtcatgaccttatgggactgttctgaccccacgaaacaggaaaatacaaaatatcttctaatgtcattatgatgcat includes:
- the LOC128187743 gene encoding carbonyl reductase [NADPH] 1-like → MSTKVAVVTGSNKGIGYAIVRGLCKIFKGDVFLTARNEELGKKAIQSLNEEGFSPKFHQLDITDQASIERLRDFLKNTYGGLDILVNNAGIAYKNASPAPFAEQAEVTNKTNYFGTIAVCDALFPLLRPHARVVHLSSMSSSFAIRKCSPEVQAKFLNPNITIEELTALMNDFIQAAKNGEHEKKGYPSSAYGMSKVGISVLTHIQQRQLSADSREDIIVNACCPGYVDTDMTSHKGPKTVDEGADTPIYLALLPEGTKSPAGEFVADRKVYKFNEYKM